GGCCAGGtaacaatttgcaatttgacCAGAAATTGGTGCTGGTGCATACCTAATCTGATTCTCATGTCTTGTCTCCTCCGAAGGTGGTGTGACTAATATCTTGACTATGGAACTGTTCACGCAAAACACACGGCCGGCAGCCTACATGATTGCAGGCTCCATAAACTGGATCAGCTTCTTCTTTATCAGCATGATCTTCCCTTTTATTGTCGTAAGTAACCAATGTTATGTTAAACTACAGTAAAACCTCTGAAGTCAAACAAAACCTTGGATGTTGGTGGACATCCAGTTTGCTTAGATTTCTATTACTGCTTACGATAGATAATGCAGTCCTCAAAATGGATGGCACACTGGTTAACATATCTGCCTCACATTTCTGGAGTGCTGGGTTCAATTCCAACTCTGCCCTTCAGGAACTAAATTACTGATTATGTAACATTTGTGAATGTGGGTCaagcttttgtgtttttgtgttttccacAGCTTGGTCTAAAGCAGTACTGTTTTCTGGTGTTTATGGCCATCTGCACCCTGGTGGCACTTTACATATTCTTTATCATTCCTGAAACCAAGAACAAAACATTTCTGGAAATCCAAAACGAGTTTAAGACTGGAAGAAAAAAGAAGGGCCGTGGCACTGATGGCTCTGGCATGACACTGTTGTCAACCTCAATGTAACACGTACTGTACCTCATGACTCTTGagtgaatatttttttgtactCATCACAATGCTGACTTGAATTGTAATATAAAATTCAACTTTTTGTTATGGGAATGTATTCTTGTTTTCTACAGTTTTATTACATGGACTTAACATTGCCAATAAagtcctcttcaaaactattaacTATTAAAAGTACTGATCAAAACCGGCGAGCGAGTTTTAAATTTCTTTAAGTGGTGGCAAAAACATACCTTACATATATGATACACATCATGAGCATTCTGCAAATAAGAATCTCAAAACAATGTACATAGTTTTTTGCTTGGTAATCTTCATTCTAAATTTGCGCTTTATAATGAAAACAATTGAGAGAACCAGGAGTTCTGTAAGAGTGGTAAACGTGGGAATGATTCCAAGGGCCCTTGACTGACAGGGACAAATTCAGCGCATTTGCTTGCCTGTCTAAAGTGTGTGTACATCTCCATCACTACAATTACTCAGTTCTCTAAAAACTCTTCCACTCATGTAAACTATTGGACACAATATTAACTCTTTTTATTATTCAGCATGCAATGAAAAGATGAAGTTGACTGCCAATATGGTCATCCGCATAGGATTGTGGGATACTTGACTATTTTTAGTAGAAATTTAAGGACGTGGCAAACCCATAACGTTGCTTTAATGTGAGAAAACTTTTGTCACCAAAATGTATGTGCTCATCTTTTACTATGCTCATATATGAAACTCTGAAAATGAGCACATCTCCAGTAGGTGGCGTTCTGGGCAACATAATGCAAAGAAAGCGACGAAGAAGTAGCCCAGTCCAAGATGGCGGCCACCTCGCTTCACATGCTCGTTTGTTGACAAGTATAAATAATCAAGGTTTTTGCTTCATTTGTGAGTTTACAAACCTACAATATGTCGAGACTTATCGTTAAAAGCCTTCCAAATGGGGTAAGTACTAAACATGGATGGTAAAAAGGGACAGCTAAATTTTACGTACGCATATCATTCAACATGAATGTGGAACTTGTGCTCAGATGAAGGTGGAGAGGTTCCGAGAGATGTTTGCAGCCTTTGGGACCGTAACTGACTGCCGCCTCATGTTCACCAAGGATGGCAAGTTCCGCAAGTTTGGCTTTGTCGGATTCAAATGCGAGGAAGATGCAATTACAGCGTTGAAGCATTTTAATAGGAGTTTCGTGGATACATCCAGAGTGACTGTAAGTTTCTGTGGGCCTGCTGTCTGCTTCACAAGCGATGTGTCCATAACCACTGATGTGTGACTTGATTGACTCCATTGCAGGTGGAGCTGTGTAAGGCATTTGGTGACCCCACTAAAGCAAAAGCATGGAGCAAACACACTCGGAACTCTGAACCAGACAAACCAACCACGCAGACTGAAACTGCTAATAAAAAGGTGGGCTATTCATTGCATGAATTAAGAGAAACTGTCCTGGAATGAAAACTAGAATTAGTGTTTGGAAATGTTATACTCCTGGGCTGTATTGTACTGTTTTCTAATTATATATGTTCCTAGGAGAAGGACAAAAAGGAAAGCAGTGCACTGAAAAATGTGAGTTgctttcaattattttatttttttatatttaatggGTGTTGGTTACACATCTGCTCAATTCTAATTATGCATTCACTGGCAACATAAGGTGCACCAGCACAATCTAACTGCATCCAAAACAAGACatgaattaaataaatgtgataAAAATGCCTGTCAATATGATACATTGCGGTTGTACACACTACAATATCACCATCATTTCAAAATTTCTAAATCTAACCTGTCTGTATGTGTCGTGCGCATCAGCTTGAGGAGGACGAGCAGTTCAAGGAGTTCCTTTCAGTGCATCAGGTTCGATGCAAAGTACCAACATGGGTGAACGATACAGTGGAGCAGACAGTCGACCCTGACAGCGCTAAGGGAAAAGGCAGGAAGAAGCCGGCTTCGGATGATTACCTCAACTTTGACTCTGACCAGTCGGACGATGAatatgaagagaaaaaagaagacgacgacgatgaggaggaggaagacagtGGAGATAACAGTAAGTAACTTTGCAGGACTTTAAAAGATGAAAGCTCAATGAGCAGTTGCGCAAAAATTGGACAAAGTAAAGCACACCTCATATTTGTGGGCTACTTTGTAACGTTTTACATATCGCCAACCAAAGGTAGTGTATGGTGTGTTTTCTAGATACCTCTAAAGAAGCTCTGAAGTCCAGCTTGTCAGATATGGATTATCTGCGCTCAAAGGTGGTACGAACCGTGGACGCCACGGATGAAAGCGATGAGAAGGTTGACAAGCAACAAGGGGAGGAAGAGGATTGTGGACTTGCACAACTCAACGACAGTGTTCAAAAGAGTAGGAACAAGGATGACTCCCGCAAGAAGAAAATCCCTGTTTCGTCTGAGGATAAGAAGCAAGGAAAAGCCAAGAAAGATGCAAGGCAAGAGGTGACGAATCGGTCTCATTTACACTTCGGTTTTGGACTATGTGTTTCCTGGTCAGTTTACCCAATTTCCGTTCCAGTTTGAACCAACAACAGAGTTCACAGTTAAGCTGCGAGGACTCCCATTCAATATTAAAGAGGTGAAGAGACTTTTGTAATTGTTGTGAAAGTTTGTGTAGGGTAAAAAAAACAGGGCACTTTGAAATTAATCACACACATCTTTTTATGAAACTAGTATGAAATTCGAGAATTCATGACACCACTGAAGCCCGCTGCCATCCGAATCGCAAGAAATGAACATGGCCACCAAACAGGTATTTTATGGGAGGCATGTTTGATTAAGCTGTACACATTGTTACTTGGCGTTTGTGGGTCTGAAATGCATATGTACCCTCATaatcttgtgtgtgttttagggTATGCATATGTAGATCTTCACTCtgcacaagaaagtgaaaatgcctTGAAGAAGAATAAAGACTATATAAGTGAGAGTTCTATCTCATGATTGGAGCCTTTCCAATGTTGTTACATGACACTAATGTCTGTAAGAAAtgagaatgtattttttttctatggtTTTGTTTGTCTTTAGGAGGCCGCTACATCGAGGTCTTCCGTGTTGAAGCATCCGGATGGAAGACGACTGACCAAAAGGCCgaaaaagttcaacaaaacTTCACCCGGAAACTGAAGGAGGACGAGGAAGTCGAGGATGTTGCAGAATCAGGACGCCTTTTTGTCCGGAACCTCCCTTACACGTGCACAGAAGAGGACATCAAAGAAATATTCACGAAACATGGCAAGTTGAATCATTGAAAGGGTGATGAATATGTTCCAATTGAAGCTTGCCCATGGCAAATATAATCATGTTCCTTTTGCATTTGGCATTGTCGTAGGTCCTTTAGCCGAGGTGGTCTTCCCCATTGACACTCTGACAAAGAGTCCAAAAGGTTTTGCTTTTGTAACGTACGTGATTCCTGAAAATGCTGTGGCAGCTTTGGCTCAGCTAGATGGGCACGTATTTCAAGTATGTTTGATAGGATCTCCATAGTTATGATTGTTGAGCCTGCTCTGCATGAAGAAGTTAAAataacacttgtttttttttccagggtagGATGATTCACGTGATTCCATCCAtaataaagaaggaaaaaagtAATTTTTCAGAAGCCGGCGGTCCCGGCTCCTCAACTTATAAACGTCAAAAGGATGCAAAAAACAAAGCGTCTAGTTCCAGGTATGCGTGTTTGAATTAACGCTCTTctgcttgtttgttttgccACCTTTTGATAGAATTCTTTgtttttagttcacacaacTGGAATACGCTCTTTCTGGGCACCAGCGCAGTGGCCGATACCATTGCAGAAAAATACGCCACCACCAAAAGCAAAGTCTTGGACCATGTAATTATGTCCTGTTTTCCACACTAATCCTCCAACATACTGGACTTTCAAATCTAAATCCTGcttgacttttttgttttgttttgttgctgtCTCTGCAGGAGACAAAGGGAAGTGTTGCAGTACGAATGGCTTTAGGGGAGACCCAGATTGTTCAAGAGACTCGCCAGTTTCTTCTAGATAGTGGTGTGAATCTGGATTCCTTTAGTCAGGTACCGTATGGCTTGCCTGAAGCACTGGCTCAagactggtcactttttttttccaactcaaGTTGCTTTGACTGGTGTGTAGGCAGCTGCCGAGAGAAGCACAACGGTGATGTTGGTGAAGAACCTTCCAGCCGGAGTGACCGTCTCAGAGCTGGAGGAGCTCTTCTCCACCCATGGCTCTTTGGGGCGAGTGCTGCTGCCGCCTCCCGGCCTTACCGCCCTCGTGGAGTTCCTGGAGCCCACGGAAGCTAAGCGAGCTTTTACAAGACTGGCCTACACCAAGGTGCGTTTGACGCCCTTTTAGTTGCGTGTGGCATGCAGGTAGCTGAAACTTATTGGTTTTGTTTCTGTACCACAGTTTCGTCATGTCCCACTGTATTTGGAGTGGGCGCCCATGGGGGTGTTGGTTGCAGCCAAACCCGCACCAGGTATGATACCACGCTCACTCTCCCTAAAAAACATTTACTATTATTAAATGAACAATAAATGTGTGGACCTGTTCAACCAAGTGAGAGCAAAGGTTGAGGAAGAAAAGAAGGAACAACCAAAGGAAGAAAAAGGagaggatgaagaagaagaagaggaggaagactcTGTTCCTGGTTCCACACTTTTCATCAAGAATCTAAATTTCAGCACAATCGAGAAAACACTTCAAGAGGTACACTTTTGTAATGCTGAGTTATGGAGAAGACGatgtcagtttttcattcctgctcatttgttgTTTTAGACTTTCTCAAAATGTGGCAAGGTGAAGTCATGCACAATCTCCAAGAAAAAACATAAAACTGGTAATTATGATCAAATGCACATGTAGTAGTGAAGAGAACTGATTTACTGTATTTAGGTATTTGAGTTTATTTGTTAAAGTGATATTTGCTTTGACTTTTAGGCAAAATGCTGTCAATGGgctatggttttgttcagtatcATACCACTGAGGCAGCACAGAAAGCCTTGCGACAGCTCCAGGTATTTGGATTTGCGTCCTCGCTGTTGCCGGTTAAAACTTGCCATTGCCTCGTCTGTAGGTCACATGACTCTTTCTTTTGCATTTCCTCCAGCGCTGCAATGTGGATGGACATTGCTTAGAACTGAAGATTTCAGCGAGAGCTacaaggtaaaaataaaaaaataaatgccttgtgcACTCATTGTGGGGATCTGGAAACTGATTTCACTATTAtttggttgtttgtttttttttccttataggACTGCTGAAGTGTCACACAAGAAAAAGCAGGTGCAGAAGAAGCAAATGGGATCAAAGATCCTTGTGCGAAATATCCCTTTCGAAGCGACTGTCAAGGAAGTTCGAGAACTCTTCTGGTAGCagctacatacacacacagctaCTATATATGAGTCACTTTGTAGATGGGCACTGCAATGATCTACTCATTCTTTCTCAGTACATTTGGAGAGCTGAAGACAGTCCGCCTTCCCAAAAAATTAGCGGGTACTGGGAGTCATAGAGGTTTTGGCTTTGTTGACTTTATCACCAAGCAGGATGCCAAGGTTTGGGCAAACACACACTGCATTTGTCTCTCACAGTCACTGGTTTAATTGATTACAGAATATGACTGGTGATATCCTCATCTTTATCTCCAGAAAGCATTTGCTGCCTTGTGTCACAGCACTCATCTTTACGGAAGACGTCTTGTGCTGGAGTGGGCTGATACGGAGGAAACGGTAGAGACACTGAGACGGAAAACAGCTGAACATTTTCACGGTAAATGATTTGAAAAGTGTGTGATTAGTGCCATCGGGGGAATCATTTGTCTCacctttttcatttatttctaaTTTTAGCGGACAGCAAAAAGAAACGGAAGGCAGGGATGCTGGGGGAAATTCTGGAAGATATGGAAACTCCACGTGATGCGGAGG
This portion of the Syngnathus scovelli strain Florida chromosome 3, RoL_Ssco_1.2, whole genome shotgun sequence genome encodes:
- the rbm19 gene encoding probable RNA-binding protein 19 is translated as MSRLIVKSLPNGMKVERFREMFAAFGTVTDCRLMFTKDGKFRKFGFVGFKCEEDAITALKHFNRSFVDTSRVTVELCKAFGDPTKAKAWSKHTRNSEPDKPTTQTETANKKEKDKKESSALKNLEEDEQFKEFLSVHQVRCKVPTWVNDTVEQTVDPDSAKGKGRKKPASDDYLNFDSDQSDDEYEEKKEDDDDEEEEDSGDNNTSKEALKSSLSDMDYLRSKVVRTVDATDESDEKVDKQQGEEEDCGLAQLNDSVQKSRNKDDSRKKKIPVSSEDKKQGKAKKDARQEFEPTTEFTVKLRGLPFNIKEYEIREFMTPLKPAAIRIARNEHGHQTGYAYVDLHSAQESENALKKNKDYIRGRYIEVFRVEASGWKTTDQKAEKVQQNFTRKLKEDEEVEDVAESGRLFVRNLPYTCTEEDIKEIFTKHGPLAEVVFPIDTLTKSPKGFAFVTYVIPENAVAALAQLDGHVFQGRMIHVIPSIIKKEKSNFSEAGGPGSSTYKRQKDAKNKASSSSSHNWNTLFLGTSAVADTIAEKYATTKSKVLDHETKGSVAVRMALGETQIVQETRQFLLDSGVNLDSFSQAAAERSTTVMLVKNLPAGVTVSELEELFSTHGSLGRVLLPPPGLTALVEFLEPTEAKRAFTRLAYTKFRHVPLYLEWAPMGVLVAAKPAPVRAKVEEEKKEQPKEEKGEDEEEEEEEDSVPGSTLFIKNLNFSTIEKTLQETFSKCGKVKSCTISKKKHKTGKMLSMGYGFVQYHTTEAAQKALRQLQRCNVDGHCLELKISARATRTAEVSHKKKQVQKKQMGSKILVRNIPFEATVKEVRELFCTFGELKTVRLPKKLAGTGSHRGFGFVDFITKQDAKKAFAALCHSTHLYGRRLVLEWADTEETVETLRRKTAEHFHADSKKKRKAGMLGEILEDMETPRDAED